The following DNA comes from Kitasatospora sp. NBC_01287.
GGCAGATCAAGACGCAGGCCAACCTGCAGGAGGGGCGCCATGCGCTCGCCCGGAAGATCTTCCACGGCCGGGCCGGCCAGCTTTACCGGAACTACCACGACGGGATGGAGGACCAGATCGGCGCGCTCGGCCTGGTCCTCAACGCCCTGGTGCTGTTTTATCTGGGGCGGCCGAAGGCCGTCCGTTACGCAGTATGAGTGATCTCTAGAGCGTGTCTCGTCGCCTTCGCGGACGGTGTATCCGGGGCGCGTACGTTACGGGTCGTGACGACCGTAGCTGATCTCTCGGGGTTCCGTACGCAGCGCCTCACCCTCGGCGCTGGGGAGCGGACGTGGACGGTGCTGGGCCGTGACCACCGGGTAGTGGGGCCGGCGGAGGAGTACCTGGAGTACCTGCGGGTGCAGAAGGTCTCCCCGAACACGGTGAAGTCCTACGCCCGGGGCCTGGCCCTGTGGTGGCAGTACCTGGATGCCTTCGGGCTGGTCTGGGACGGGGTGACGCTGGAGGACTTCGGTGCGTTCCTGACCTGGTTGCGGACCGGCGAGGACCCGCAGGTCGCGGCGCTGGTTCCGGGGAAGGCGCGGTTCGGCGAGTCGACGATCACGGTGCGGCTGCGGGCAGTGCTGTCCTGCTACGAGTTCCACCGGCTCAACGGCGTCGATGTCGGCCGGGACCTGCACCGCCTGGTGCACGGGGGCGGTGGCCGCTACAAGCCGATGCTGGAGCACATCGCGCGCCGCAAGGGCCGTCGCCAGACCGTCATCCGGGTGCGTCAGCAGCATGCGGCGGCACCCCCAGTGCTGACGCCTCGGCAGATCGACCGGATCTGCGACGCCTGCGCGGTCTGGGACCCGGCGGTTGGCGAGTGGCGGGGATCGGTGCGCGACCGCCTGCTGTGGGCGCTGCTGGCCGAGACCGGGCTTCGGCTCGGCGAGGCGCTCGGGCTCCAGCACCGCGACTGGCACACCGGCCGCGGCGACACCCCGTTCATCGAAGTGGTCCCACGCGAGCATCCGCACAGGGTGCGCGCGAAGGGCGGCTGCTACCGCAAGCTCTACATCTCCGACGAGCTCGACCGGTTCTACGGCGAGTACCTGTGGCAACTGTGCGATGTGGGGGCTGACCTGGCAGTCGCCAACCTCGACGACTGGTACGTGTTCGTCAACCTGGACCGCGAACCGCGGTTCGCCCCCTGGAAGCCCGACAGCGTCTACGACCTGGTCGACCGGCTCCGCCACCAGCTGGCAGGGCAGGTCCCGGACGGGTGGACACCCCACTGGTTCAGGCACAGCCACGCCACCGCGCTGCTGCTGTCCGGAGTGCCGATGCATGTGGTCTCGCGCAGACTCGGGCACGCGGACGTGCAGACCACGATGAACACCTACGCCCATGTCACCGAGGACGCCGAACTGCGGGCCGTGGCCGACTGGACGAAACTCACCGCCGGCTGGCGGGCAGCCACGGACGCCGCACAGATCGGGCCGTGCTGATGGGCGCCGAACTACTGGAGAGCATGCGCGACGCCTCCGGCCTCTTCCAGGCAGAGGAACTCCAGGCCATGTGGGACGGGGTCCCGCAGCGGTTCCGCACGGTCGAACTGACCTCGGGCGCTCTGGGGTCCGCAGATCTGGCAGCCTTCCTGGTGGCCACGCACCAGCGAAGCTTCCGGCTCCGCTTCGGGCAGTTGCCCGAGCCCATGGACCGCGAGATGGCCTGGTGCTGCTGGCGCATCGTCGAACTGGGCGGACGAGTCCCGGTGGGAGCGCTGGGGTCTATGCTCACCTGGCTGGCCAGGGCGGTGGAGGACGATCCGGAACTTCGCGGCTCACTGATGGACCACACTCCTCGCGCGTGGGAACGAGCGGTAGCCGCCGCGTTCGCCCGGCACAACGGCCGCCTGCCCAGCAGGGGCTGGTTGCAGAACACCACCTCGCTCCTGCGGCGCTGTTACCAGATGCTGTGGAGTGCCTACGACCAGCGGGCCTGGTGGCAGCGCGAGGTATGGGACCCGGCCCTGGATCCGCGCATCCCGCGGCGCACCCATGAACCGCAGGGTGACCACAGCCTCTACTTCCACCAGATGCAACCGCTCTGGCTGCGGCACGGCGTCCAGTGGTATCTCCGCGTCTCCTTGGAGACCGGGGACATGACGTGGAGCACGGCACGCGCCCGACGGTCCGGACTGCAGGTGTTCGCCGACTGGATCGCCGACCGGCAGCCCGCCCCTTCACCATGGCTGGGCGAGGACCCCGCCGCGGTGCGGGTGTTCATGCTGGACTTCCTCAGCCACGTCCGCGCCCAGATCGCGCGTGCCGGCCCGAACCGGGGAAAGCCGCTGTCGCGGCTGCGGGTGAACGACATCGTCACCGACGTCGAGAAGTTCTACGCGTTCATGGCTGACAGCAGAGAGGCTGCCGCTCAGGCCCTGGCGGAACCGGACTGGCTGGAGCTGGGCCCCTACCACGCCATGTTGTGGCGTCGCGGAGAGAAGGGTCGGCCCACGGTTCAGCCGGAACGCTGGGAGGTCATCGACGACACCGCCTTCTCCCAGATCATGGCCAACCTGCACCTGCTCGGCGCCCCGGTCGAGGAGGGCGGATTCGACGACGAGCAGCTCATGCGGATCGTCATGCTGCAGGCCCGCCTGGGCCGACGGATCAGTGAGGTCCGCATGCTCGACCGCGACCCGCTGTTCGCACTGGACCAGCTCACCCGACCCGACGGGCAGGAGGCCGAGGACGGTGCCTTCGTCGCCAAACTGCGCTACCAGCAGACGAAGATCGAACAGGCGCCGGACTCGATCCTCGTCGACGCCGAGATCGTCACCATCATCACCGGACAGCGGCAATGGGCCGACGCCCACCTCGGACCCCGCTGGGCAACCGGGGTGACGCCGAAGTACCTGTTCCTGGCGCACAAGATGAACCGCCACGCCGACAAGCCCTATCCCATGGAGCGCGTCCAGCAAACACTCTCCAAGCTCGCCCGTCGCCTCGACATCCGCGACAGCGCCGGGAGGCTGGTCGACTTCAACCGCACCCACCGCTTTCGGCACACCCGCGCCACCAGCCTGCTCAACGCCGGCGTCCCGATCCACGTTGTCCAGCGATACTTCGGACACCTGTCTCCGACCATGGTGATGCACTATGCGCAGACCCTCGCCGAGACCCACGAGCGCGAGTTCCTGCGCTACCGGAAGATCACCGCTGATGCCCGCGAGCTGACCACCGACCCGCGCGACCTCTACGACATGCTGGAGCTGGACAAGCGCACCGACCGGATCCTCCCCAACGGGCTGTGCCTGCTGCCGCCCCGTCAGGTCTGCGCGAAGGGCAACGCCTGCTTGACCTGCGACAAGTTCGCCACCGACGCCACCTACCTGCCCGAGCTCACCTCCCAGCGGGACCGCACCGTCCAACTCGTCGAAGAACGGCAGCGCGCCTTCACCGCCCGGACCGGCCAGCCCATGGGCGAGGACAACATCTGGCTCACCGGCCGACGGCAGGAACAGGACGCCCTGGGGCGCATCATCCTCAAACTCGAAGCGACCCGGCTCGCCGACGAACCCCAGGCCGTGCGCGGGGCCGGTGTCGGCGCCCGCGCCGACGCGATCACCCGCTGCCAGGAGGGGAGCTGACCTATGCGCGGCAACCCCGACAACCTCCGCCAGGCCGCCGCCCGCAAGAGCGCCACCGCCCGGGCCCGAGCCGAGCAGGGCCTGCGCGAGATGATCCGCACCAGGCAGTCCATCACCTTCCGCGGCCTGGCCCAGACCGCCGGAGTCTCGCTGGACTTCCTCTACCGTTGCACCGAGATCCGCCAACGCGTCGAACAACTCCGCGCCCAGCAGCAGAGCCGCCCACCACGTCCGGTCGCGGAACCGCCCGACGACACGCCCAGCAGCGTCGTACGCACTCTGACCGCCCAGCTCGCCGAGCTAAAGCAGCGGCATCGCGACGAGGTGCGGGCCCTGCGGCAGGCCCTCGAAGCGGCCCAGAGCGAGAACCTCCAACTGCGACGGCGTCTCGGCCCCCGGACCGTTGCTGCGGCCGACAGCACATGACCATTGCCGCGGCCGTCAGCGCTTTACCCCGACGCCACCCGTCGAGGTGCCGCGACCTCGCGGTACGCTCCCCGGTGGAGGAGGGACGCCATGGGGCAGGACTGGTTCGGCTTGATCGCCGGCAGCGGTTTGGTAGTGATCGGGGTGCGGACGCTGAGCGGTTGGCACGCGCACGCCTACAAACGCCCGCGTGTCGGCGGTTGGTCCTCGGTGACGGGCGGCGTCGGCATC
Coding sequences within:
- a CDS encoding tyrosine-type recombinase/integrase, with product MTTVADLSGFRTQRLTLGAGERTWTVLGRDHRVVGPAEEYLEYLRVQKVSPNTVKSYARGLALWWQYLDAFGLVWDGVTLEDFGAFLTWLRTGEDPQVAALVPGKARFGESTITVRLRAVLSCYEFHRLNGVDVGRDLHRLVHGGGGRYKPMLEHIARRKGRRQTVIRVRQQHAAAPPVLTPRQIDRICDACAVWDPAVGEWRGSVRDRLLWALLAETGLRLGEALGLQHRDWHTGRGDTPFIEVVPREHPHRVRAKGGCYRKLYISDELDRFYGEYLWQLCDVGADLAVANLDDWYVFVNLDREPRFAPWKPDSVYDLVDRLRHQLAGQVPDGWTPHWFRHSHATALLLSGVPMHVVSRRLGHADVQTTMNTYAHVTEDAELRAVADWTKLTAGWRAATDAAQIGPC
- a CDS encoding tyrosine-type recombinase/integrase: MGAELLESMRDASGLFQAEELQAMWDGVPQRFRTVELTSGALGSADLAAFLVATHQRSFRLRFGQLPEPMDREMAWCCWRIVELGGRVPVGALGSMLTWLARAVEDDPELRGSLMDHTPRAWERAVAAAFARHNGRLPSRGWLQNTTSLLRRCYQMLWSAYDQRAWWQREVWDPALDPRIPRRTHEPQGDHSLYFHQMQPLWLRHGVQWYLRVSLETGDMTWSTARARRSGLQVFADWIADRQPAPSPWLGEDPAAVRVFMLDFLSHVRAQIARAGPNRGKPLSRLRVNDIVTDVEKFYAFMADSREAAAQALAEPDWLELGPYHAMLWRRGEKGRPTVQPERWEVIDDTAFSQIMANLHLLGAPVEEGGFDDEQLMRIVMLQARLGRRISEVRMLDRDPLFALDQLTRPDGQEAEDGAFVAKLRYQQTKIEQAPDSILVDAEIVTIITGQRQWADAHLGPRWATGVTPKYLFLAHKMNRHADKPYPMERVQQTLSKLARRLDIRDSAGRLVDFNRTHRFRHTRATSLLNAGVPIHVVQRYFGHLSPTMVMHYAQTLAETHEREFLRYRKITADARELTTDPRDLYDMLELDKRTDRILPNGLCLLPPRQVCAKGNACLTCDKFATDATYLPELTSQRDRTVQLVEERQRAFTARTGQPMGEDNIWLTGRRQEQDALGRIILKLEATRLADEPQAVRGAGVGARADAITRCQEGS
- a CDS encoding DUF6262 family protein, encoding MRGNPDNLRQAAARKSATARARAEQGLREMIRTRQSITFRGLAQTAGVSLDFLYRCTEIRQRVEQLRAQQQSRPPRPVAEPPDDTPSSVVRTLTAQLAELKQRHRDEVRALRQALEAAQSENLQLRRRLGPRTVAAADST